One Pygocentrus nattereri isolate fPygNat1 chromosome 12, fPygNat1.pri, whole genome shotgun sequence DNA window includes the following coding sequences:
- the LOC108414597 gene encoding B-cell receptor CD22-like isoform X2, producing the protein MMCSMLLWASVKTVGLLFLALSGSLGQNWRVTHIPSKICTLHHTSVVLPCKLTYPTGEMVTTSVWHYKKQTDAEPVVVPVVQEFGEHVEDCSLTLNNMTQDNAGIYQFSFTTDISTQNLTNEDGVTLEITDLEVEMVSKSDVVLEGEWVTLVCGTCIPSITLPTYIWHKDGRPHSRTHGVNQLDLEEAKPEDSGSYSCSINGHEGLLSSAVNFTVKWPPKNVSVSISWSGELVEGSSVTLTCSSDANPSVKIYTWFKEGETSSVGSGHQYSFSLNPRSDGLYYCEAKNEYGSLRSASVLVVLNGYTVILYVPVGVGFCGVVVIAIAIGFCLRCKRHKQNRKPDKHDFQNAGQNAKDDTYTALDLTTRTNDNVYEVLGNVHLSPPVDACISGHSDYENVANLDNMMNTNQS; encoded by the exons ATG ATGTGCTCGATGCTGCTGTGGGCGTCAGTGAAAACAGTTGGGCTGCTTTTTCTTGCCTTATCAG GGTCTCTGGGTCAGAATTGGCGCGTGACTCACATCCCAAGCAAGATATGCACGCTTCATCACACCTCTGTGGTGTTACCCTGCAAACTCACTTACCCTACTGGTGAAATGGTCACTACTTCAGTTTGGCACTATAAGAAGCAGACGGATGCGGAGCCTGTGGTTGTTCCTGTGGTCCAGGAGTTTGGAGAACATGTGGAGGACTGCTCTCTCACGCTGAATAATATGACGCAGGACAATGCTGGCATCTATCAGTTCAGCTTCACCACCGACATCTCCACACAGAACCTGACCAATGAAGACGGAGTAACGCTGGAGATTACAG ACCTGGAGGTGGAGATGGTGTCAAAGTCAGATGTGGTGTTAGAGGGAGAATGGGTGACGCTGGTCTGTGGCACCTGCATCCCTTCCATCACTCTACCAACCTACATTTGGCATAAAGACGGACGCCCACACAGCCGCACACATGGTGTCAACCAGCTGGACTTAGAGGAGGCCAAACCGGAGGATTCAGGCAGCTACTCATGCTCCATAAATGGCCATGAAGGCCTGCTCTCCTCAGCTGTGAACTTCACGGTCAAGT GGCCTCCAAAGAAcgtctcagtgtccatcagcTGGTCTGGTGAATtagtggagggcagttcagtgactctgacctgcagcagtgatgcaaacccatctgtgaagatctacacctggtttaaagaAGGTGAAACCTCATCTGTAGGATCTGGACACCAGTACAGCTTCAGCTTAAACCCCAGAAGTGATGGGTTGTACTACTGCGAGGCTAAGAATGAATATGGATCTCTGAGATCAGCCTCAGTGCTTGTTGTTTTAAATG GTTACACCGTGATTCTGTATGTACCTGTTGGTGTTGGATTTTGTGGAGTAGTTGTTATTGCTATTGCTATAGGTTTCTGCCTAAG gtgCAAGAGGCACAAGCAGAATAGAAAGCCAGACAAGCATGATTTTCAG AATGCAGGCCAAAATGCCAAAGATGACACATACACAGCTCTTGACCTGACTACCAGGACTAACGATAACGTGTATGAAGTGCTCGGA AATGTTCATCTTAGTCCTCCTGTTGACGCATGCATATCGGGGCACTCTGACTACGAGAATGTTGCA aatTTAGACAACATGATGAATACCAATCAGTCCTGA
- the LOC108414596 gene encoding B-cell receptor CD22-like isoform X1: MTGSPMASSILKMPLQISLRHLLLFQLMVLGAFGQDWSVKYTQTRKCALKGSTVYMSSDYRYPSHLEVVKRFWAINPAKNVEPVDLTTDPEYSGRTEYFEGGNKLFYLKLMNVTERDEHMYCIRITTNIESQRYLFYPGVTLNVTGLRVESPERVSEGNTTRLTCWTTCPLPDRPTYIWYKNGRCVDRNDKETNVLSLRPTRIEDTGSYSCAVRGYEGLPSPAVVLSVRYSPKNISVSISPSGEIVEGSSVTLTCSCNANPPADEYSWFKQKQFLGKGKDYTISNISSEDGGEYKCKTSNAEGQRYSSSVMLNVVVGPTMVHHAVIAIIVSCTIIFFAVSMVFLRRKKMCCWSQDRTAKQENIYSNMAVQTPTNSAPLSNTGPVYQDENQYASIAHHDDGSSASASGAFEEVQYASVQHRRDKVVKKALEEENVPYASVSFNRSPRPAEMLDDPSVIYSTVK; the protein is encoded by the exons ATGACAGGCTCTCCAATGGCAAG CTCGATTTTGAAGATGCCTCTCCAAATCAGTCTTCGGCACCTGCTGTTATTTCAGCTGATGGTTCTGG GGGCTTTTGGTCAAGACTGGAGTGTGAAATACACTCAAACTcgaaaatgtgctttaaaaggATCCACAGTGTATATGTCCAGTGATTACAGATATCCATCACATCTTGAAGTGGTGAAGAGGTTTTGGGCAATAAATCCAGCCAAAAATGTGGAACCAGTTGATCTGACTACAGATCCAGAATATTCAGGCAGGACTGAATACTTTGAAGGTGGAAATAAACTTTTCTATCTCAAACTGATGAACGTGACTGAGAGGGATGAGCACATGTACTGTATCAGAATCACAACAAACATAGAGTCACaaagatatttattttatcctgGAGTGACCCTCAACGTCACAG GCCTCAGAGTGGAGAGTCCTGAACGTGTTTCAGAGGGAAATACGACACGGCTGACCTGTTGGACCACCTGCCCTCTGCCAGACAGACCGACATACATCTGGTATAAAAACGGACGGTGTGTCGATAGAAATGATAAAGAAACTAACGTCCTGTCCCTGCGGCCGACTAGAATAGAGGACACAGGCAGTTACAGCTGTGCTGTGAGAGGATATGAAGGCCTTCCTTCTCCTGCTGTCGTACTCAGTGTCAGAT ATTCTCCGAAGAACATCTCGgtgtccatcagtccctctggtgaaatagtggagggcagttcagtgactctgacctgcagctgTAATGCAAACCCACCTGCGGATGAGTACAGCTGGTTTAAGCAGAAACAGTTTCTTGGAAAGGGCAAAGATTACACCATCTCTAACATCAGCTCTGAGGATGGTGGAGAGTACAAGTGCAAGACCAGCAATGCAGAGGGTCAGCGGTACTCTAGTAGTGTAATGCTAAATGTTGTTG TTGGGCCAACTATGGTGCATCATGCAGTTATTGCAATCATTGTCTCCTGTACAATCATATTCTTTGCTGTCTCCATGGTGTTTCTGAG gAGGAAGAAAATGTGCTGCTGGTCTCAGGATCGCACTGCAAAGCAG GAGAACATTTATAGCAACATGGCAGTCCAAACCCCAACCAATAGCGCACCACTATCCAATACTGGTCCAGTCTATCAAGATGAAAATCAGTATGCCAGTATTGCACACCATGacgatggttcttcagcttCTGCTTCTGGGGCCTTTGAGGAGGTTCAGTATGCCAGTGTCCAGCACCGCCGTGATAAAGTAGTAAAGAAGGCTCTGGAGGAGGAAAACGTACCGTATGCTAGTGTCAGTTTTAACCGTTCACCCAG GCCTGCTGAGATGTTGGATGATCCTTCAGTGATCTACAGCACTGTCAAATGA
- the LOC108414597 gene encoding B-cell receptor CD22-like isoform X1 produces the protein MMCSMLLWASVKTVGLLFLALSGSLGQNWRVTHIPSKICTLHHTSVVLPCKLTYPTGEMVTTSVWHYKKQTDAEPVVVPVVQEFGEHVEDCSLTLNNMTQDNAGIYQFSFTTDISTQNLTNEDGVTLEITDLEVEMVSKSDVVLEGEWVTLVCGTCIPSITLPTYIWHKDGRPHSRTHGVNQLDLEEAKPEDSGSYSCSINGHEGLLSSAVNFTVKWPPKNVSVSISWSGELVEGSSVTLTCSSDANPSVKIYTWFKEGETSSVGSGHQYSFSLNPRSDGLYYCEAKNEYGSLRSASVLVVLNAGYTVILYVPVGVGFCGVVVIAIAIGFCLRCKRHKQNRKPDKHDFQNAGQNAKDDTYTALDLTTRTNDNVYEVLGNVHLSPPVDACISGHSDYENVANLDNMMNTNQS, from the exons ATG ATGTGCTCGATGCTGCTGTGGGCGTCAGTGAAAACAGTTGGGCTGCTTTTTCTTGCCTTATCAG GGTCTCTGGGTCAGAATTGGCGCGTGACTCACATCCCAAGCAAGATATGCACGCTTCATCACACCTCTGTGGTGTTACCCTGCAAACTCACTTACCCTACTGGTGAAATGGTCACTACTTCAGTTTGGCACTATAAGAAGCAGACGGATGCGGAGCCTGTGGTTGTTCCTGTGGTCCAGGAGTTTGGAGAACATGTGGAGGACTGCTCTCTCACGCTGAATAATATGACGCAGGACAATGCTGGCATCTATCAGTTCAGCTTCACCACCGACATCTCCACACAGAACCTGACCAATGAAGACGGAGTAACGCTGGAGATTACAG ACCTGGAGGTGGAGATGGTGTCAAAGTCAGATGTGGTGTTAGAGGGAGAATGGGTGACGCTGGTCTGTGGCACCTGCATCCCTTCCATCACTCTACCAACCTACATTTGGCATAAAGACGGACGCCCACACAGCCGCACACATGGTGTCAACCAGCTGGACTTAGAGGAGGCCAAACCGGAGGATTCAGGCAGCTACTCATGCTCCATAAATGGCCATGAAGGCCTGCTCTCCTCAGCTGTGAACTTCACGGTCAAGT GGCCTCCAAAGAAcgtctcagtgtccatcagcTGGTCTGGTGAATtagtggagggcagttcagtgactctgacctgcagcagtgatgcaaacccatctgtgaagatctacacctggtttaaagaAGGTGAAACCTCATCTGTAGGATCTGGACACCAGTACAGCTTCAGCTTAAACCCCAGAAGTGATGGGTTGTACTACTGCGAGGCTAAGAATGAATATGGATCTCTGAGATCAGCCTCAGTGCTTGTTGTTTTAAATG CAGGTTACACCGTGATTCTGTATGTACCTGTTGGTGTTGGATTTTGTGGAGTAGTTGTTATTGCTATTGCTATAGGTTTCTGCCTAAG gtgCAAGAGGCACAAGCAGAATAGAAAGCCAGACAAGCATGATTTTCAG AATGCAGGCCAAAATGCCAAAGATGACACATACACAGCTCTTGACCTGACTACCAGGACTAACGATAACGTGTATGAAGTGCTCGGA AATGTTCATCTTAGTCCTCCTGTTGACGCATGCATATCGGGGCACTCTGACTACGAGAATGTTGCA aatTTAGACAACATGATGAATACCAATCAGTCCTGA
- the LOC108414597 gene encoding B-cell receptor CD22-like isoform X3 produces MMCSMLLWASVKTVGLLFLALSGSLGQNWRVTHIPSKICTLHHTSVVLPCKLTYPTGEMVTTSVWHYKKQTDAEPVVVPVVQEFGEHVEDCSLTLNNMTQDNAGIYQFSFTTDISTQNLTNEDGVTLEITDLEVEMVSKSDVVLEGEWVTLVCGTCIPSITLPTYIWHKDGRPHSRTHGVNQLDLEEAKPEDSGSYSCSINGHEGLLSSAVNFTVKWPPKNVSVSISWSGELVEGSSVTLTCSSDANPSVKIYTWFKEGETSSVGSGHQYSFSLNPRSDGLYYCEAKNEYGSLRSASVLVVLNGARGTSRIESQTSMIFRMQAKMPKMTHTQLLT; encoded by the exons ATG ATGTGCTCGATGCTGCTGTGGGCGTCAGTGAAAACAGTTGGGCTGCTTTTTCTTGCCTTATCAG GGTCTCTGGGTCAGAATTGGCGCGTGACTCACATCCCAAGCAAGATATGCACGCTTCATCACACCTCTGTGGTGTTACCCTGCAAACTCACTTACCCTACTGGTGAAATGGTCACTACTTCAGTTTGGCACTATAAGAAGCAGACGGATGCGGAGCCTGTGGTTGTTCCTGTGGTCCAGGAGTTTGGAGAACATGTGGAGGACTGCTCTCTCACGCTGAATAATATGACGCAGGACAATGCTGGCATCTATCAGTTCAGCTTCACCACCGACATCTCCACACAGAACCTGACCAATGAAGACGGAGTAACGCTGGAGATTACAG ACCTGGAGGTGGAGATGGTGTCAAAGTCAGATGTGGTGTTAGAGGGAGAATGGGTGACGCTGGTCTGTGGCACCTGCATCCCTTCCATCACTCTACCAACCTACATTTGGCATAAAGACGGACGCCCACACAGCCGCACACATGGTGTCAACCAGCTGGACTTAGAGGAGGCCAAACCGGAGGATTCAGGCAGCTACTCATGCTCCATAAATGGCCATGAAGGCCTGCTCTCCTCAGCTGTGAACTTCACGGTCAAGT GGCCTCCAAAGAAcgtctcagtgtccatcagcTGGTCTGGTGAATtagtggagggcagttcagtgactctgacctgcagcagtgatgcaaacccatctgtgaagatctacacctggtttaaagaAGGTGAAACCTCATCTGTAGGATCTGGACACCAGTACAGCTTCAGCTTAAACCCCAGAAGTGATGGGTTGTACTACTGCGAGGCTAAGAATGAATATGGATCTCTGAGATCAGCCTCAGTGCTTGTTGTTTTAAATG gtgCAAGAGGCACAAGCAGAATAGAAAGCCAGACAAGCATGATTTTCAG AATGCAGGCCAAAATGCCAAAGATGACACATACACAGCTCTTGACCTGA
- the LOC119261543 gene encoding sialoadhesin-like, translated as MCTFHHTSVVLPCKLTHPTGEMVTTSVWHYKKQTDAEPVVVPVVQEFGEHVEDCSLTLNNVTQDNAGIYQFSFTTNISTQNLTNEDGVTLEITDLKVDMVSELGMVLEGKWVKLFCGTCIPSVTLPTYIWHKDGRPHSRIHGVNQLDLQEAKPEDSGSYSCSIGGQEGLLSSPVNFTVEWAPKNVSVSITPSGEIVEGSSVTLTCNSDGNPPVKIYTWFKGSTSVGEGKTYSIPNIRSEDSGEYTCQSRNDHGQRRSTAVYLNVLCMFMNIC; from the exons ATGTGCACATTTCATCACACCTCTGTGGTGTTACCCTGCAAACTCACTCACCCTACTGGTGAAATGGTCACTACTTCAGTTTGGCATTATAAGAAGCAGACGGATGCGGAGCCTGTGGTTGTTCCTGTGGTCCAGGAGTTTGGAGAACATGTGGAGGACTGCTCTCTCACGCTGAATAATGTGACGCAGGACAATGCTGGCATCTATCAGTTCAGCTTCACCACCAACATCTCCACACAGAACCTGACCAATGAAGACGGAGTAACACTGGAGATTACAG ACCTGAAGGTGGACATGGTGTCAGAATTAGGCATGGTGTTGGAGGGAAAATGGGTGAAGCTGTTCTGTGGTACCTGCATCCCTTCCGTCACTCTACCAACCTACATCTGGCATAAAGATGGACGTCCACACAGTCGCATACATGGTGTCAACCAGCTAGATTTACAGGAGGCCAAACCTGAGGATTCAGGCAGCTACTCATGCTCCATAGGTGGCCAAGAAGGGCTGCTGTCCTCACCTGTGAACTTCACAGTTGAAT GGGCTCCAAAGAACGTCTCAGTGTCCATCActccctctggtgaaatagtggagggcagttcagtgactctgacctgcaaCAGTGATGGAAACCCTCCTGTGAAGATCTACACCTGGTTTAAGGGATCAACATcagtaggagaaggaaaaacctacagcattcccaacatcagatctgaggacAGTGGAGAATACACATGCCAGAGTCGGAATGATCATGGACAGAGAAGATCCACTGCTGtctatttaaatgttttgtgtatGTTCATGAATATTTGTTAA
- the LOC108414596 gene encoding B-cell receptor CD22-like isoform X2 — MSSDYRYPSHLEVVKRFWAINPAKNVEPVDLTTDPEYSGRTEYFEGGNKLFYLKLMNVTERDEHMYCIRITTNIESQRYLFYPGVTLNVTGLRVESPERVSEGNTTRLTCWTTCPLPDRPTYIWYKNGRCVDRNDKETNVLSLRPTRIEDTGSYSCAVRGYEGLPSPAVVLSVRYSPKNISVSISPSGEIVEGSSVTLTCSCNANPPADEYSWFKQKQFLGKGKDYTISNISSEDGGEYKCKTSNAEGQRYSSSVMLNVVVGPTMVHHAVIAIIVSCTIIFFAVSMVFLRRKKMCCWSQDRTAKQENIYSNMAVQTPTNSAPLSNTGPVYQDENQYASIAHHDDGSSASASGAFEEVQYASVQHRRDKVVKKALEEENVPYASVSFNRSPRPAEMLDDPSVIYSTVK, encoded by the exons ATGTCCAGTGATTACAGATATCCATCACATCTTGAAGTGGTGAAGAGGTTTTGGGCAATAAATCCAGCCAAAAATGTGGAACCAGTTGATCTGACTACAGATCCAGAATATTCAGGCAGGACTGAATACTTTGAAGGTGGAAATAAACTTTTCTATCTCAAACTGATGAACGTGACTGAGAGGGATGAGCACATGTACTGTATCAGAATCACAACAAACATAGAGTCACaaagatatttattttatcctgGAGTGACCCTCAACGTCACAG GCCTCAGAGTGGAGAGTCCTGAACGTGTTTCAGAGGGAAATACGACACGGCTGACCTGTTGGACCACCTGCCCTCTGCCAGACAGACCGACATACATCTGGTATAAAAACGGACGGTGTGTCGATAGAAATGATAAAGAAACTAACGTCCTGTCCCTGCGGCCGACTAGAATAGAGGACACAGGCAGTTACAGCTGTGCTGTGAGAGGATATGAAGGCCTTCCTTCTCCTGCTGTCGTACTCAGTGTCAGAT ATTCTCCGAAGAACATCTCGgtgtccatcagtccctctggtgaaatagtggagggcagttcagtgactctgacctgcagctgTAATGCAAACCCACCTGCGGATGAGTACAGCTGGTTTAAGCAGAAACAGTTTCTTGGAAAGGGCAAAGATTACACCATCTCTAACATCAGCTCTGAGGATGGTGGAGAGTACAAGTGCAAGACCAGCAATGCAGAGGGTCAGCGGTACTCTAGTAGTGTAATGCTAAATGTTGTTG TTGGGCCAACTATGGTGCATCATGCAGTTATTGCAATCATTGTCTCCTGTACAATCATATTCTTTGCTGTCTCCATGGTGTTTCTGAG gAGGAAGAAAATGTGCTGCTGGTCTCAGGATCGCACTGCAAAGCAG GAGAACATTTATAGCAACATGGCAGTCCAAACCCCAACCAATAGCGCACCACTATCCAATACTGGTCCAGTCTATCAAGATGAAAATCAGTATGCCAGTATTGCACACCATGacgatggttcttcagcttCTGCTTCTGGGGCCTTTGAGGAGGTTCAGTATGCCAGTGTCCAGCACCGCCGTGATAAAGTAGTAAAGAAGGCTCTGGAGGAGGAAAACGTACCGTATGCTAGTGTCAGTTTTAACCGTTCACCCAG GCCTGCTGAGATGTTGGATGATCCTTCAGTGATCTACAGCACTGTCAAATGA